Proteins encoded within one genomic window of Bacillus sp. 1NLA3E:
- a CDS encoding fibronectin type III domain-containing protein translates to MINVKKRKNLKSIRRTVQLAATAGLLVAAFVPFIGNKLEPIALAAMMNPGGTPDYYQTPNYANSPLPEFDANSNIVPGTGIRKFVDTLPGLGATNSNDLGQYIPVAVPDTTTYPGSDYYEISLVEYKEQLHKDLPPTTLRGYMQTNTTDPTVKDKPSYFGPTIVAQKDRPVRVKFTNKLPTGTGGDLFLPVDTSLMGAGMGPDGKNMYTQNRATLHLHGGVTPWISDGTPHQWITPDGENTPYPKGVSVKNVPDMPDPGPGSMTFFYTNQQSARVMFYHDHSYGLTRLNIYAGEAAGYLIRDQVEKDLIDRGIIPKDEIPLFIQDKTFVPTDNQLAATDPTWDKTKWGGLGNLWFPHVYMPNQNPYDLSGANPMGRWDYGPWFWPPNTGLKSGPVPNPLAGQSGQPPMNPGTPNISAVPEGFMDTPLVNGTAYPSLTVDPKAYRFRILNASNDRNWNLQFYKAKSNGQMWNADGTLNDANAGEIPIVDAVKNASYPSTWPTDGRDGGVPDPAAAGPNMVQIGNESGFLTNAVELQNQPINYEYGRRSITVLNVSTKTLLLAPAERADVVVDFSKYAGQTLILYNDAPAPVPAFDPRYDYYTGDPDQSATGNNTGGAPTTQPGYGPNTRTVMQIKVAPATATTTDTTQTTLDSLKTEIPKAFAAGQNKLIAPDPNTYGTIQDSTLTFTPPGATSPVTLNEEPKAIAEEFETNYGRMNATLGVELPNTNFQNQTTIMLGYIDPSTENLTDAATPLTPPSGDGTQIWKITHNGVDTHAIHFHLFDVQLINRVGWDGSIRFPDGNERGWKDTVRMNPLEDTIIALRPVAPKLPFALPDSIRLLDPTMPEGSTMGFMGVDPKTGNPMTVTNKLTNFGWEYVWHCHLLGHEENDMMRPIAFSVAQKVPNASTLTGARTDGGPVSLTWTDPTSVILSDLNTLGNPSNEIGYKIQRAPVTNGKLGTYADIGTALANMTSFTDSTVDTNTDYSYQVVAFNAIGETISNVVSTPGVPLAPAAPTSLTAVQSGTQIDLAWTDNSQNETGFIVERSSDGINFAVISTLGANAVSFSDPNLTPGTYTYRVKAINGDLASDYSNTTSATLVSTPVVPAAPNNLIASLQPGPAVKLTWTDNATNETGFILERSTNGGTYTVIATLDQNPATGDVNFTDSTVVAGISYNYRVKAVNGNLSSNYSKSVQISIPTPPKAPTGLQAQTKRGTTTDTVSLSWNKPPGLVTQYVVQYANDSAFTQNLVSANVTKANYQITGLARNKTFYFRVQAINQSGSSPWSRNLIVRTP, encoded by the coding sequence ATGATTAATGTCAAAAAGCGAAAGAATTTAAAATCAATTAGGAGAACTGTTCAACTCGCCGCTACTGCTGGACTATTAGTTGCCGCATTTGTTCCGTTTATCGGAAACAAACTGGAACCTATTGCACTAGCTGCTATGATGAATCCCGGAGGGACACCGGACTATTATCAAACGCCAAACTATGCCAACAGTCCACTTCCTGAGTTTGATGCAAACAGTAACATTGTCCCAGGTACGGGAATCCGCAAATTTGTGGATACTTTACCTGGTCTAGGTGCAACAAATTCGAATGATCTTGGACAGTATATCCCTGTTGCCGTTCCTGACACTACCACCTATCCTGGCTCAGATTATTACGAAATTTCACTAGTTGAGTATAAAGAGCAACTACATAAAGACCTCCCACCAACAACTCTACGTGGATACATGCAAACAAACACAACTGATCCCACTGTTAAAGACAAGCCCAGTTATTTTGGACCAACAATCGTCGCCCAAAAAGATCGTCCTGTTCGCGTAAAATTTACAAACAAGCTTCCTACGGGCACCGGGGGCGACTTGTTTCTTCCTGTAGATACTTCATTGATGGGAGCCGGAATGGGGCCGGACGGAAAGAATATGTATACCCAAAATAGGGCTACTCTCCATTTACATGGTGGTGTTACCCCATGGATTAGTGATGGAACTCCTCATCAATGGATTACACCTGATGGTGAAAACACTCCATATCCGAAAGGTGTAAGTGTTAAAAATGTGCCCGACATGCCAGATCCAGGGCCGGGCTCCATGACATTCTTTTATACAAATCAACAGAGTGCAAGAGTGATGTTTTACCATGATCATTCTTATGGGTTAACCCGATTAAATATTTATGCTGGGGAGGCTGCTGGATACCTTATTCGCGATCAAGTTGAGAAAGACCTGATTGACAGAGGAATCATTCCAAAAGACGAAATCCCTTTATTTATCCAAGATAAAACATTCGTTCCTACGGATAATCAGTTAGCAGCTACTGATCCAACATGGGACAAAACTAAATGGGGTGGCTTAGGTAACCTTTGGTTCCCACATGTTTACATGCCAAACCAAAACCCTTATGATCTTTCAGGTGCTAACCCGATGGGGCGTTGGGATTATGGTCCTTGGTTTTGGCCGCCAAATACTGGATTGAAAAGCGGACCTGTACCGAATCCGCTAGCTGGACAGTCAGGCCAACCACCTATGAACCCTGGCACACCAAATATATCTGCAGTTCCGGAAGGTTTTATGGATACTCCATTAGTCAACGGGACTGCCTATCCATCGCTTACAGTTGATCCGAAAGCCTATCGCTTCCGAATCCTGAATGCTTCGAATGATCGAAACTGGAATTTACAGTTTTACAAAGCTAAATCAAACGGGCAAATGTGGAACGCAGACGGTACTCTCAACGATGCAAATGCAGGAGAAATTCCTATTGTTGATGCCGTTAAGAATGCTAGTTATCCCTCTACCTGGCCAACAGATGGAAGAGATGGCGGAGTTCCAGATCCAGCAGCTGCCGGTCCAAACATGGTTCAAATTGGCAATGAAAGTGGTTTCCTAACAAATGCTGTAGAACTTCAAAATCAGCCTATCAACTATGAATACGGAAGAAGAAGCATCACGGTTCTAAACGTGTCAACTAAGACTCTACTATTAGCACCTGCTGAAAGGGCAGATGTAGTCGTAGATTTCAGCAAATATGCAGGCCAAACTCTCATTCTTTATAATGATGCACCTGCTCCAGTTCCAGCCTTTGATCCACGCTATGATTATTATACAGGCGATCCTGATCAATCTGCCACTGGTAATAATACTGGTGGAGCACCAACAACACAGCCTGGATACGGTCCAAATACTCGAACTGTTATGCAGATTAAAGTGGCGCCGGCAACCGCTACTACCACCGATACAACTCAAACAACATTAGATTCTTTAAAAACAGAGATACCAAAAGCATTTGCTGCAGGGCAAAATAAGCTTATTGCTCCAGATCCAAACACATATGGAACGATTCAAGATTCAACACTTACATTTACACCTCCAGGCGCTACATCACCCGTCACATTAAATGAAGAACCAAAAGCGATCGCCGAGGAGTTTGAAACAAATTACGGACGGATGAATGCAACACTTGGAGTTGAACTGCCTAACACCAACTTTCAAAATCAAACGACCATTATGCTGGGATACATCGACCCTTCAACCGAGAATCTAACCGATGCAGCAACACCGCTAACTCCTCCATCCGGTGATGGTACACAGATTTGGAAGATTACTCACAATGGTGTGGATACACACGCGATTCACTTCCACCTGTTCGATGTCCAGCTTATAAACCGCGTTGGTTGGGATGGATCAATACGATTCCCTGATGGCAATGAAAGAGGCTGGAAGGATACAGTTCGAATGAATCCGTTAGAGGATACCATTATTGCCCTTAGGCCAGTAGCACCAAAACTACCTTTTGCGCTTCCAGACAGTATCCGCCTTCTTGATCCAACAATGCCTGAAGGTTCGACAATGGGCTTTATGGGGGTTGATCCAAAAACCGGGAACCCGATGACAGTTACGAATAAATTAACTAACTTTGGCTGGGAATATGTGTGGCACTGTCATCTTTTAGGACATGAAGAAAATGATATGATGCGTCCGATTGCTTTTTCAGTAGCACAAAAGGTTCCAAACGCTTCAACTTTAACTGGAGCAAGGACCGATGGCGGACCTGTTAGTCTAACTTGGACGGATCCGACTTCTGTTATTTTGTCCGATTTGAATACTTTAGGGAATCCATCCAACGAAATAGGCTACAAGATCCAGCGTGCACCAGTTACAAATGGAAAACTTGGCACCTATGCCGATATCGGGACAGCATTGGCAAATATGACTAGTTTCACAGACTCTACCGTCGACACTAACACTGACTACAGCTATCAGGTAGTTGCGTTTAATGCCATAGGTGAGACCATTTCTAATGTTGTAAGCACACCAGGTGTTCCTTTAGCTCCTGCTGCTCCGACTAGTCTAACTGCGGTTCAGTCAGGCACGCAAATAGATCTTGCTTGGACTGATAATTCCCAGAATGAAACTGGTTTTATCGTTGAACGATCTTCGGACGGAATCAACTTTGCGGTGATTTCCACTCTTGGAGCAAATGCTGTAAGTTTCAGCGATCCTAACCTTACACCTGGAACATACACCTATCGGGTTAAAGCTATAAACGGAGATTTGGCATCTGATTACTCAAATACCACTAGCGCAACGTTAGTATCAACTCCTGTTGTACCTGCTGCTCCGAACAATCTAATAGCATCCTTGCAGCCTGGACCAGCAGTGAAGTTAACTTGGACAGATAATGCCACAAATGAGACTGGCTTTATCCTTGAACGTTCTACAAATGGTGGTACCTACACCGTTATTGCAACGCTAGATCAAAATCCTGCAACTGGTGATGTAAATTTCACAGATTCAACGGTAGTAGCTGGTATAAGTTATAATTACCGGGTCAAGGCAGTAAACGGCAACTTGTCATCCAACTATTCAAAGAGCGTACAAATAAGTATTCCAACTCCGCCTAAAGCACCAACAGGACTGCAGGCACAAACCAAAAGAGGAACGACCACAGATACTGTTTCCTTGTCCTGGAATAAACCACCAGGATTGGTTACCCAATATGTCGTTCAATATGCAAACGATTCAGCATTTACACAAAACCTTGTATCTGCAAATGTTACTAAGGCAAATTATCAAATTACTGGATTAGCAAGAAATAAGACCTTTTACTTTAGGGTGCAGGCAATTAATCAGAGTGGGTCGTCTCCTTGGTCAAGAAATCTTATTGTACGCACACCTTAA
- a CDS encoding HAD family hydrolase yields MSRQIELVIFDMDGLMFDTEKIGHQAWERVAEKYHFPYSLDITKRYIGKNHNAIISVLKSEFGDNAPVEKWHRESWEVRKEIYLENGTLGIKPGLIELLTFLKEVNMKMAVASSSGFSDIVHHINHEGLSDYFDFIIGGDQVKESKPNPEIFLTPCKTFNVLPENALVLEDSYNGFLASKAAGIPVIIVPDLLEPSQDVLAEAAGVYPSLHEVKTYIESFFVLQP; encoded by the coding sequence TTGTCTAGACAAATAGAATTGGTCATCTTTGATATGGACGGTTTAATGTTTGATACAGAAAAAATCGGGCATCAAGCTTGGGAACGTGTTGCTGAAAAATATCATTTTCCCTATTCACTGGATATAACAAAACGTTATATCGGGAAAAATCACAATGCTATTATTTCAGTTTTAAAATCAGAGTTTGGTGATAATGCTCCTGTTGAAAAATGGCATCGTGAATCGTGGGAAGTCCGAAAAGAGATATATTTAGAAAATGGAACACTGGGAATTAAACCCGGATTGATTGAGCTTTTAACGTTTTTAAAAGAGGTCAATATGAAAATGGCTGTTGCTTCATCTAGCGGGTTTTCTGATATCGTTCACCACATCAATCACGAGGGACTGAGTGATTATTTTGATTTTATTATTGGGGGTGACCAGGTAAAGGAAAGTAAGCCAAATCCCGAGATATTTTTAACACCATGTAAAACATTTAATGTTTTGCCAGAAAATGCGCTCGTCCTTGAGGATTCTTATAATGGATTTTTGGCATCCAAGGCTGCAGGTATACCTGTTATTATTGTCCCAGATCTATTGGAACCGTCACAGGATGTTTTAGCCGAAGCTGCAGGAGTGTACCCAAGTTTGCATGAAGTGAAAACATATATCGAATCATTTTTTGTTTTGCAACCGTAG
- a CDS encoding YnfA family protein, producing MILIFNAFVLFILAGLAEIGGGYLIWLWLREGKPLSWGILGGIVLVLYGIIATFQKFPSFGRVYAAYGGIFIVLSVLWGWGIDKKSPDVYDWVGAGICLIGASVILFAPRH from the coding sequence GTGATTTTAATATTTAATGCATTTGTATTGTTTATACTTGCAGGTTTAGCCGAAATTGGTGGAGGTTATCTTATTTGGTTATGGTTAAGAGAGGGTAAGCCATTATCATGGGGTATTTTGGGAGGAATCGTTTTAGTTTTATATGGTATAATCGCTACATTTCAAAAATTCCCCTCGTTTGGTAGAGTTTATGCCGCCTATGGAGGAATCTTTATCGTACTTTCTGTGCTTTGGGGCTGGGGTATAGATAAAAAATCACCTGATGTTTATGATTGGGTTGGTGCTGGAATCTGCTTAATTGGTGCTTCAGTAATTTTGTTTGCCCCACGGCACTAA
- a CDS encoding VanZ family protein produces the protein MRFFMKLLLTMLFVLYLAVLTKLILFKYIPISEITNLTNFGFYAHRWNGSNLIPFKTIQLYWNAENLNLNIRIENLVGNIIGFVPFGFILPMLVKRFQKLIMVLIATCYLSFVYEGLQFLTGFGSFDVDDLILNTFGGILGYFAYKIVLLMMSYMQKNSPNKTLTILRYFIY, from the coding sequence ATGCGATTTTTTATGAAATTGTTATTAACCATGCTATTTGTCCTATATCTAGCGGTCCTTACGAAACTAATTTTATTTAAATATATTCCTATATCAGAGATAACCAATCTTACTAATTTTGGATTTTATGCACATCGTTGGAATGGCAGTAACCTTATCCCATTTAAAACGATACAATTATATTGGAACGCAGAAAATCTTAATTTAAACATTCGAATAGAAAACCTAGTTGGAAATATTATCGGTTTTGTTCCGTTCGGTTTCATCCTCCCCATGTTAGTGAAAAGGTTTCAGAAACTAATAATGGTCTTGATTGCAACATGTTATTTAAGTTTTGTATATGAAGGTCTTCAATTCTTAACTGGATTTGGAAGTTTTGATGTCGACGATTTAATTTTAAATACTTTTGGTGGGATTTTGGGCTACTTCGCTTATAAAATAGTTCTACTAATGATGAGTTATATGCAAAAAAATTCACCAAATAAAACCTTAACAATATTGCGATACTTCATTTACTGA
- a CDS encoding TetR/AcrR family transcriptional regulator: MSEEEMIIQQLFDDEIGLTDKQKKIIIAAIESFSEKGYAATSTSEIAKKAGVAEGTIFRHYSTKKELLMSIVTPLMTKMIAPFIINDFNKVLDRKYDRVEDFLRETIENRREVIIKLLPVIKIMLQEIPFQPELRAQFIESIAKKTFERVSSIIQSYQDKGQLIEMPSASVTRLTITSIFGYFVSRYIFFPEMEWDDELETERTIQFIMHGLGKKE; the protein is encoded by the coding sequence ATGTCTGAAGAAGAGATGATCATTCAGCAACTATTTGATGATGAAATAGGATTAACGGATAAGCAAAAAAAGATCATTATCGCAGCCATTGAATCATTTTCCGAAAAAGGTTACGCTGCTACCTCGACTAGTGAAATTGCTAAAAAGGCAGGAGTCGCAGAAGGGACAATTTTTAGACACTACAGCACGAAAAAAGAGCTGTTGATGTCAATTGTTACCCCACTCATGACAAAAATGATTGCTCCGTTTATTATTAATGATTTTAATAAAGTATTGGATCGCAAATATGACCGAGTGGAGGATTTTCTGAGAGAGACAATTGAAAACCGGAGAGAGGTTATTATTAAGCTTCTTCCCGTTATTAAAATCATGCTACAGGAAATCCCATTCCAACCAGAATTAAGAGCCCAATTTATTGAAAGTATTGCTAAAAAAACATTTGAGCGGGTGTCGAGCATCATCCAAAGCTATCAAGACAAAGGACAATTGATTGAAATGCCATCTGCAAGTGTTACCAGACTTACTATTACCAGTATCTTTGGCTACTTTGTATCCCGTTATATCTTTTTCCCAGAAATGGAATGGGATGATGAGCTCGAAACCGAACGAACTATTCAATTTATCATGCATGGGTTGGGTAAAAAAGAATGA
- a CDS encoding ABC transporter permease, producing MRTIALVKRIIHQMLRDKRALALMMVAPLIILTLLHYLLSGNTVEPRLGVINGDDTLVEQLKDKDIIVKQYDQIKNTKKVIIDDELDGVLQFNDEKIKLTLKNSQPTTTKALQMKVVQAIAAENAMKQSKNLSSFIQNIQSKLQSAPVKMEQVKATDISTSYIYGDKDTTFFDQLSPILVGFFVFFFVFLISGIALLRERTTGTLDRLMATPIQRRDIVFGYLMGYGIFAIIQTLIVVFYATRVLDIMLIGSLWNVILINIILALVALSLGILLSAFANSEFQMMQFIPIAIIPQVFFAGIFPFEGMPNWMQMIAKCMPMYYGGDALVSVMYKGLGLSDILNDLLVLLGFALVFIVLNIFALKKYRKI from the coding sequence ATGAGAACCATAGCATTAGTAAAGCGGATCATACATCAAATGTTACGTGATAAACGGGCCCTTGCATTAATGATGGTTGCACCATTAATCATTTTAACCCTCCTCCACTATTTACTTTCAGGCAATACAGTCGAACCTCGGCTTGGTGTTATTAATGGTGATGATACCCTTGTCGAACAATTAAAAGATAAAGATATAATTGTAAAACAATATGATCAAATAAAAAATACGAAGAAAGTCATAATAGATGATGAATTAGACGGGGTTCTGCAATTTAATGATGAAAAAATTAAACTGACGCTAAAAAATTCACAGCCTACCACAACAAAAGCCTTACAAATGAAAGTTGTACAAGCAATTGCGGCTGAGAATGCTATGAAACAGTCGAAAAATTTATCAAGCTTTATTCAAAATATTCAAAGTAAACTTCAAAGCGCTCCGGTCAAGATGGAGCAAGTAAAAGCTACCGATATCAGTACTTCATATATTTATGGCGATAAGGATACGACCTTTTTTGATCAGTTAAGTCCGATTTTAGTTGGTTTCTTTGTCTTTTTCTTCGTTTTTCTCATTTCTGGAATTGCTTTATTACGAGAACGGACTACTGGTACACTTGATCGCTTAATGGCAACACCTATACAAAGACGAGACATTGTATTTGGGTATTTAATGGGATATGGCATATTTGCCATTATCCAAACGTTGATTGTTGTCTTTTATGCAACAAGGGTATTAGATATCATGCTTATTGGTTCATTATGGAACGTAATTTTAATCAATATAATCTTAGCACTTGTTGCTTTGTCACTTGGTATTCTCCTATCAGCCTTCGCTAATTCGGAATTCCAAATGATGCAGTTTATCCCAATCGCCATCATTCCTCAAGTCTTTTTCGCTGGTATTTTCCCATTTGAGGGAATGCCTAATTGGATGCAAATGATTGCTAAATGCATGCCAATGTACTATGGCGGCGATGCACTAGTTAGTGTCATGTATAAAGGCTTAGGATTAAGTGACATTTTGAACGATTTACTTGTGCTATTAGGATTTGCACTTGTCTTTATTGTGTTAAATATATTCGCTTTAAAGAAGTACAGAAAAATTTAA
- a CDS encoding ABC transporter ATP-binding protein: MTSTIVIKEVSKSFGKKRVLNKINLTVEPGQIYGLIGPSGSGKTTLVKIIVGMDRPSQGHVHVLDTAVPNLNLLQKIGYMAQADALYADLTGQENLAFFASLFKLKKDVQTKRIAYAADLVNLTSELKKKVQDYSGGMKRRLSLAVALIQDPQVLILDEPTVGIDPELRQSIWAEIRRLKKAGKTILVTTHVMDEAEKCDQLAMIRDGEMITSGSPTELKNQFGVSSLEDVFLKAGGKKG, from the coding sequence ATGACATCTACGATTGTTATTAAAGAAGTGAGCAAAAGTTTTGGAAAAAAACGAGTCTTAAACAAGATTAATTTAACCGTGGAGCCCGGGCAAATATATGGTCTAATCGGGCCTTCTGGTTCAGGTAAAACCACTTTAGTTAAGATCATTGTTGGGATGGATCGTCCTTCCCAGGGCCATGTGCATGTACTGGATACAGCAGTTCCTAACTTGAACCTATTACAGAAAATTGGTTATATGGCACAAGCAGATGCTTTATATGCTGATTTAACTGGACAAGAAAATCTAGCCTTCTTCGCTTCCCTTTTTAAGCTAAAAAAAGATGTGCAAACCAAAAGAATTGCCTATGCAGCTGATTTAGTAAATTTAACATCCGAACTTAAAAAGAAAGTTCAGGACTATTCAGGTGGAATGAAACGCCGATTATCTCTCGCGGTTGCCTTAATCCAGGACCCGCAAGTACTTATATTAGATGAACCAACAGTAGGGATTGATCCTGAATTAAGACAATCGATTTGGGCAGAAATCCGACGTTTAAAAAAGGCTGGAAAAACCATTCTTGTCACCACACATGTGATGGACGAAGCAGAAAAATGTGACCAGCTAGCCATGATAAGAGATGGAGAAATGATCACAAGTGGATCACCAACAGAATTGAAAAACCAATTTGGAGTTTCTAGTTTAGAAGATGTCTTTTTAAAAGCCGGAGGTAAAAAGGGATGA